One genomic window of Methanosarcina acetivorans C2A includes the following:
- a CDS encoding phosphatase PAP2 family protein, giving the protein MFQTEPILYLQSLGTEWFTFLVVLITSMGSATFFAGIIIITTFGIDFRKGFLLFQLLIWTALITETFKALIAFPRPDFVDSRVLNLEDGIKNTSPFNGNGEKGFFKVPDREILEAFRLQDPLPDSPFGFPSGHVALTTVLWGGTSSVFNSRTISRLAPAAVLLVAFSRMYLGRHFLGDVLGGAVLGLTILVAFSYFLKSPLKDEFFKKENFEPAFRQKNLFFYSIMFVVPTLLAAMSLVSGEVAGFFLGANMAYLLIIRKGLPVDSGNSGQRATRVFIALMLFGISTLLLDFGLATVETSSYSGTTLIEFLKAFIPALTIWVSAGICTKLDLYGIEEVMENSSENKK; this is encoded by the coding sequence TTGTTCCAGACAGAACCCATACTTTATCTCCAGTCCCTCGGGACCGAATGGTTTACATTCCTTGTGGTTTTGATAACTTCAATGGGATCTGCCACCTTTTTTGCCGGCATAATAATCATCACTACTTTCGGGATTGATTTCAGGAAGGGTTTTCTTCTGTTCCAGCTGCTGATCTGGACTGCTTTGATTACCGAGACCTTTAAGGCACTTATCGCCTTCCCAAGGCCGGATTTTGTAGACAGCAGGGTCCTCAACCTTGAGGATGGAATCAAAAATACCTCTCCCTTTAATGGAAACGGAGAAAAGGGTTTTTTCAAAGTTCCGGACAGGGAAATCCTTGAGGCTTTCCGCCTTCAGGACCCCCTCCCCGATTCTCCTTTCGGCTTCCCTTCAGGACATGTCGCACTTACCACCGTGCTCTGGGGAGGGACCTCCAGCGTCTTCAACAGCAGAACAATCAGCAGGCTAGCCCCTGCAGCAGTGCTGCTCGTAGCTTTTTCAAGAATGTACCTGGGAAGGCATTTTCTGGGGGATGTCCTGGGGGGCGCTGTCCTGGGTTTAACTATCCTTGTCGCCTTTTCGTACTTCCTTAAAAGTCCCCTGAAAGATGAATTTTTCAAAAAAGAAAACTTTGAACCTGCTTTCAGGCAGAAAAATCTCTTTTTCTACTCCATTATGTTTGTAGTCCCCACCCTGCTTGCAGCCATGTCCCTTGTAAGCGGCGAAGTAGCAGGCTTTTTCCTTGGAGCTAACATGGCATATCTCCTAATAATAAGAAAGGGTCTCCCGGTAGATTCCGGAAATTCAGGACAGAGGGCTACACGGGTATTTATCGCTCTCATGCTGTTCGGGATATCCACTCTTCTTCTTGATTTTGGACTTGCCACGGTGGAAACTTCCAGTTACTCTGGAACTACTCTCATAGAGTTTTTAAAAGCCTTTATCCCTGCACTTACCATATGGGTTTCTGCAGGTATCTGTACAAAGCTTGACCTGTACGGAATAGAAGAAGTAATGGAAAATTCTTCGGAGAATAAAAAGTGA
- a CDS encoding superoxide dismutase, which translates to MAKDLYKLPPLKYGYADLEPYISEEQLRIHHDKHHQGYVNNTNALLEMMDKARKEDTDFDYKATAKALSFNLSGHVLHDFFWWEMTPASNASKEPVGEFAEAIKEDFGSFERFKKEFSKVASSVEGSGWAALTFCKGTKRLGIVQIEKHNVNLVPDFPIIMDLDVWEHAYYIDYKNDRGKFIEGFWNIIDWEELDKYFKKIQK; encoded by the coding sequence ATGGCTAAAGACCTGTACAAGTTACCACCATTGAAATATGGATACGCAGACCTTGAACCGTACATTTCCGAAGAACAGCTGCGTATACACCACGACAAACACCATCAGGGTTATGTGAACAACACTAACGCCCTTCTGGAAATGATGGACAAAGCCAGAAAAGAGGACACGGATTTTGACTATAAAGCAACTGCAAAAGCTCTGTCTTTCAATCTGAGCGGGCATGTCCTTCACGACTTCTTCTGGTGGGAGATGACTCCTGCAAGCAATGCCAGCAAGGAACCTGTAGGCGAATTTGCTGAAGCAATTAAGGAAGATTTCGGAAGTTTTGAAAGATTTAAAAAAGAATTTTCCAAGGTCGCATCAAGTGTCGAAGGTTCCGGCTGGGCAGCCTTAACTTTCTGCAAGGGCACCAAAAGGCTCGGGATCGTACAGATAGAAAAGCATAATGTAAACCTGGTCCCTGATTTCCCGATCATTATGGACCTGGATGTCTGGGAGCACGCCTACTACATTGATTACAAGAATGACAGGGGCAAATTCATAGAAGGGTTCTGGAACATAATCGACTGGGAAGAACTCGACAAGTACTTCAAAAAGATTCAGAAATAA
- the pdxS gene encoding pyridoxal 5'-phosphate synthase lyase subunit PdxS has protein sequence MDFEKLRHGTELIKRGFARMQKGGVIMDVTTPEQARIAEEAGAVAVMALQAVPADIRKAGGVARMADPEIVQQIIETVTIPVMAKARIGHFVEAEILEALGVDMVDESEVLTPADPFYHIDKTQFTVPFVCGARNLGEALRRINEGAAMIRTKGEAGTGDVSQAVKHMKQIQGEIRALAGKTKEELIMVAREIEAPIELVVETAKMQRLPVVNFAAGGVATPADAALMMRLGADGVFVGSGIFKAENPEKMAKAVVEAVNNYDNPVKLAEISKGVGAGMKGISADMIPAQEALQERGW, from the coding sequence ATGGACTTTGAGAAATTAAGACATGGGACCGAACTTATCAAAAGGGGCTTTGCACGGATGCAGAAGGGGGGTGTGATCATGGACGTTACAACCCCGGAACAGGCCAGGATTGCAGAAGAAGCCGGAGCGGTTGCTGTTATGGCCCTTCAGGCTGTCCCTGCAGATATCAGAAAGGCTGGTGGGGTCGCCCGGATGGCAGATCCCGAAATCGTACAGCAGATCATTGAAACGGTCACCATCCCTGTTATGGCAAAAGCAAGGATCGGACACTTTGTCGAAGCCGAAATCTTAGAGGCCCTCGGCGTTGACATGGTGGATGAGTCCGAAGTCCTTACTCCTGCCGATCCTTTCTATCACATAGACAAAACACAGTTTACGGTGCCTTTTGTCTGCGGAGCCAGAAACCTCGGAGAAGCCCTCCGCAGGATCAACGAAGGTGCAGCCATGATCCGGACCAAAGGAGAAGCCGGAACAGGTGACGTTAGCCAGGCAGTTAAGCACATGAAGCAGATCCAGGGTGAAATCCGTGCCCTTGCAGGCAAGACCAAAGAAGAACTTATAATGGTTGCCAGGGAAATCGAAGCCCCGATCGAGCTTGTAGTTGAAACTGCTAAAATGCAGCGTCTGCCTGTCGTGAACTTTGCAGCCGGCGGAGTTGCAACCCCTGCAGATGCCGCGCTTATGATGCGCCTTGGCGCAGACGGGGTTTTTGTAGGCTCAGGCATTTTCAAAGCCGAAAACCCTGAAAAGATGGCAAAAGCAGTCGTGGAGGCCGTAAATAACTACGATAACCCTGTAAAACTTGCCGAGATCTCAAAAGGTGTGGGTGCAGGCATGAAAGGCATCAGCGCTGACATGATCCCTGCCCAGGAAGCCCTTCAGGAACGCGGTTGGTAA
- a CDS encoding MAST domain-containing protein translates to MRFKRLEVSFLCAFLLTALIALPAYAQMGPGGNSGAGNSGIGNSGAGMGYGMAQGYGFAQYDGRFNGFGSLTFEEAADTFGIPVEDAISDLELPEDLDTQLTILEIEERYGVSGQEIASYMVMNMQQLNTTLNPRERLLMRQEAIQAMRAGRGYGMYFMRQGSFAYGNFTTFNFNESGAVEDFAVSGNLLFDSVEISDFEYLDEQVTETTAFYQGADSQVLIQDSPMGIFQVRAFADKTVTYDLAEGVTASLEENISSGLENAVPIKITADNFEGYLLFFRNPLAENPNVDINGTEAEISGDKITVKLVEDSVSMFRASPMQPSLMQTGYRYSNNYTYMNQVLNGGIATGRFGAEMALRAGSDYAPVTNYAPVGLKIRERDQDRIVLDVESELPDGRVVYINVDNETINLTNPDRLRLRYDGTVIEAADSIDELFAGGNNPLCYRQYENGTASIAVYIPQFSEHEIIIDLEPEGEEDSANLETAQDEEDLETGEPMAQDEEGETESSPAFELVFAVTGLAAAYGLRHRK, encoded by the coding sequence ATGAGGTTTAAACGTCTGGAAGTATCATTTTTATGTGCATTTTTGCTTACCGCCCTTATCGCGTTACCGGCATATGCCCAGATGGGACCTGGAGGCAATTCAGGTGCAGGTAATTCGGGTATAGGTAATTCAGGTGCAGGAATGGGCTATGGAATGGCTCAGGGTTACGGTTTTGCGCAATACGACGGCAGGTTTAATGGCTTTGGGTCATTGACCTTTGAAGAAGCCGCGGATACCTTCGGGATTCCGGTTGAAGACGCGATCTCTGACCTTGAGCTTCCGGAAGATCTGGATACGCAGCTCACCATTCTGGAGATTGAAGAGCGGTATGGGGTTTCAGGGCAGGAAATTGCCAGTTACATGGTAATGAATATGCAGCAGCTGAATACGACTCTTAACCCGAGGGAAAGGCTCCTGATGCGTCAGGAAGCAATTCAGGCAATGCGGGCCGGTAGAGGTTATGGGATGTATTTCATGCGGCAGGGAAGTTTTGCCTACGGGAACTTTACCACTTTTAACTTCAACGAAAGCGGGGCAGTAGAAGACTTTGCTGTAAGCGGAAACCTGCTCTTTGATTCGGTTGAGATCTCGGACTTTGAGTACCTTGATGAACAGGTGACTGAAACAACAGCTTTTTACCAGGGCGCTGACAGCCAGGTCCTGATTCAGGATTCTCCAATGGGAATTTTCCAGGTAAGAGCTTTTGCAGACAAAACCGTCACTTACGACCTTGCAGAGGGAGTAACGGCAAGCCTGGAAGAGAACATTTCCAGCGGGCTTGAAAATGCAGTTCCGATAAAAATTACTGCAGATAATTTTGAGGGTTACCTCCTGTTTTTCAGGAATCCCCTTGCCGAAAATCCCAATGTAGATATTAACGGGACTGAAGCGGAAATCTCGGGCGATAAGATCACAGTCAAACTTGTCGAAGATAGTGTGTCAATGTTCAGGGCAAGCCCGATGCAGCCTTCATTGATGCAGACCGGATACAGGTACAGTAATAATTATACCTACATGAATCAGGTGCTTAACGGAGGAATAGCAACCGGAAGATTCGGAGCCGAGATGGCTCTCCGTGCAGGCTCGGATTATGCTCCGGTCACAAATTATGCCCCTGTTGGCCTGAAGATAAGAGAAAGAGATCAGGACCGCATTGTCCTCGATGTTGAATCCGAACTGCCAGATGGAAGAGTCGTCTATATAAATGTAGACAATGAAACCATCAACCTCACCAATCCCGACCGCCTGAGGCTCAGGTATGACGGAACGGTAATTGAAGCAGCTGACAGTATTGACGAGCTTTTTGCAGGTGGAAACAACCCCCTCTGCTACAGGCAATACGAAAATGGGACAGCTTCAATTGCAGTATATATCCCGCAGTTTTCGGAACATGAGATTATAATAGACCTCGAGCCCGAAGGAGAGGAAGATTCAGCAAATCTTGAAACGGCTCAGGATGAAGAGGACCTGGAAACAGGAGAACCTATGGCTCAGGACGAAGAAGGAGAAACGGAATCTTCTCCAGCCTTTGAGTTAGTGTTTGCGGTTACAGGTCTGGCAGCAGCATACGGACTGAGGCACAGGAAATAA
- a CDS encoding metal-dependent hydrolase — protein MVNTLSHLGVGLLIALALGYKGRKRETLAFLAILPDLDFIPYILFALVSDSVSHETRNQLFYLLGHREFMHSILFILLVTLFIWLITKDRRFTAAGFAAIFLHSYLDYATSWKMRPLYPFSTETSIMGAVYFFDPLANLLPLLPVFIVLVGHMKRNGRWNGKFNNFCTFVAENRSKFYTTLLVVLLVWITVLPMAKFFLVNQVSEEEGTRISYQNTYPSSPGKFLTAYSYNATHYKILEVSYWAGIERSDYIEKINVTGDVPDAYAYAERAGKLYSTAVPQEIDYPVYSVSEENGSVNIVLSDARNPYVKMWTYFDTVYRFVFDTEGGEYEVYASVQGEEEEEKLGKNYFG, from the coding sequence ATGGTAAACACACTCTCCCACCTCGGAGTCGGCCTTCTGATCGCTCTGGCTCTCGGATATAAAGGAAGAAAACGAGAAACTCTGGCTTTTCTGGCAATCCTGCCGGACCTGGACTTCATCCCTTACATCCTCTTTGCCCTTGTCAGCGACAGCGTAAGCCATGAGACCAGAAACCAGCTCTTTTACCTGCTGGGCCACAGGGAGTTCATGCACTCCATCCTTTTCATCCTGCTCGTAACGCTTTTCATCTGGCTTATAACAAAAGACCGCAGGTTCACCGCCGCTGGGTTTGCAGCTATTTTTCTCCACAGCTACCTTGATTATGCCACCAGCTGGAAAATGCGCCCCCTCTACCCTTTCAGCACCGAGACATCCATCATGGGAGCCGTCTATTTTTTCGATCCGTTGGCAAACCTCCTCCCCCTGCTGCCCGTCTTTATCGTACTTGTCGGGCATATGAAAAGGAATGGCAGATGGAACGGAAAGTTCAACAACTTCTGTACCTTTGTCGCCGAAAACCGGAGCAAATTCTATACAACGCTTCTGGTCGTGCTCCTGGTCTGGATCACAGTGCTGCCTATGGCAAAGTTTTTCCTTGTCAACCAGGTCTCCGAAGAAGAAGGAACCAGAATAAGTTACCAAAATACCTACCCTTCCTCCCCCGGAAAGTTCCTTACCGCGTACTCTTATAACGCCACCCACTACAAGATTCTGGAAGTCAGCTACTGGGCAGGGATCGAAAGAAGCGATTATATCGAAAAAATCAACGTAACCGGCGACGTCCCCGATGCCTACGCCTACGCCGAAAGAGCCGGAAAACTCTACAGCACAGCCGTCCCTCAGGAAATCGATTACCCTGTTTATAGCGTTTCGGAAGAAAACGGCTCGGTAAATATCGTGCTGAGCGATGCAAGAAACCCGTATGTTAAAATGTGGACGTATTTTGATACGGTTTACAGGTTCGTTTTTGATACGGAGGGCGGGGAATATGAGGTGTATGCAAGCGTGCAGGGGGAAGAGGAGGAAGAGAAATTGGGGAAGAATTATTTTGGGTGA
- a CDS encoding dienelactone hydrolase family protein, whose translation MKFMKTLLLLLLIVCLIGVSGCTSSEDSEPDVPVPDTPEPSPDVPAVPRAAGNTSTDILNETVNITGESLEYPSYTAAPAVEGEYPAVVLIHSFNGFEPGYQEMVDRMAADGFVVVAPQWQTYSRSPPDSEVEALVRNSVSYLESRDDVDPEKIGLTGFCAGGRYTMLFLPQIEEFNSGVAWYGFPYSGGTETQPEAPANLTDQLEAPILIIHGTRDQASNVSDIYRYAGELDAADKYFELKVYQGEPHGFMVQDGELSESFVAQDAYDEMINFFDRTLNSGTMNNSSQ comes from the coding sequence ATGAAATTCATGAAAACACTACTCTTACTTTTGCTCATAGTATGCCTTATCGGCGTTTCAGGCTGCACAAGTTCTGAAGATTCCGAACCTGACGTTCCTGTGCCCGATACTCCTGAACCCAGTCCCGATGTCCCGGCTGTTCCCAGAGCAGCAGGGAATACTTCAACTGACATCCTGAACGAAACCGTTAATATCACAGGTGAGAGTCTGGAATATCCAAGCTATACGGCCGCTCCGGCTGTAGAGGGCGAATACCCGGCTGTGGTGCTTATCCACTCCTTTAACGGCTTTGAACCCGGATACCAGGAGATGGTGGACAGGATGGCAGCAGACGGGTTTGTTGTGGTTGCTCCGCAGTGGCAGACCTATTCCCGTTCACCTCCGGATTCTGAGGTGGAGGCCCTTGTCAGAAACAGCGTAAGTTACCTGGAGAGCAGGGACGATGTGGATCCGGAAAAAATTGGCCTCACCGGTTTTTGTGCGGGCGGCAGGTATACCATGCTTTTCCTGCCCCAGATAGAGGAGTTCAATTCAGGAGTTGCCTGGTATGGTTTTCCTTACTCAGGCGGGACTGAAACCCAGCCGGAAGCACCTGCAAACCTGACCGACCAGCTTGAAGCCCCGATCCTTATCATCCACGGGACTCGCGACCAGGCGAGCAATGTCTCGGATATCTACCGGTACGCCGGCGAGCTGGATGCAGCTGACAAGTATTTCGAACTGAAAGTTTACCAGGGGGAACCACACGGTTTCATGGTCCAAGACGGAGAACTTTCCGAAAGCTTCGTTGCACAGGATGCATATGATGAGATGATTAATTTCTTTGACAGGACACTGAATTCCGGAACAATGAATAATTCGTCTCAGTGA
- a CDS encoding metal-dependent hydrolase, which translates to MVNTISHIGIGLLLAHSLGLKGKKRLGLVLLSIIPDLDYVSYSLFTLISGSVSHEARNQLFYLLGHREFTHSIFFAFLVALLIWFRTKDRAFAFGGFQALFLHILLDYTTIAKMRPFYPFSTNESALRALYPFDPVINVIPLLPVFIVAAEYMKNRDKWSLGTGDKWNLKNAKRWPFEGMESWSLKKRYSLKNRDMLSRKLSGLKKLSVLNGFHGFVNRHEGKFYASFILVLLVWTTIFPIAKILLIDSISREEGTEISYNDTYPISIDKFLAAYSYDDARYKLLKVSYWSGVEKSFYVEKVTVTGDIPNASAYAERAGRLYGNSVPQAIDYPVYSVSEKDGAVTVILSDARNPYVKNWPYFDTVYRFVFDRESGEYEVYESHYGRAEKKLDKNYFE; encoded by the coding sequence ATGGTAAACACAATTTCCCATATAGGAATCGGTCTGCTTCTTGCCCATTCCCTGGGCTTGAAAGGAAAAAAGAGGCTTGGCCTGGTTCTTCTTTCTATAATCCCTGACCTGGACTATGTCAGCTATTCGCTCTTTACGCTCATCAGCGGAAGCGTAAGTCACGAGGCGCGAAACCAGCTCTTCTATTTGCTGGGGCACAGGGAGTTTACGCATTCGATTTTTTTTGCTTTTCTTGTTGCACTTCTTATCTGGTTCAGAACTAAAGACAGAGCTTTTGCATTCGGAGGGTTTCAGGCTCTTTTCCTTCATATCCTCCTGGATTACACTACTATCGCAAAAATGCGTCCCTTCTATCCGTTCAGCACAAATGAATCCGCTCTTAGAGCCCTTTACCCCTTCGACCCTGTGATAAATGTCATACCCTTGCTGCCGGTTTTCATAGTGGCTGCGGAATATATGAAAAACAGGGACAAATGGAGTCTTGGAACCGGAGATAAATGGAACCTTAAAAACGCGAAGAGATGGCCCTTCGAAGGCATGGAAAGCTGGAGCCTTAAAAAAAGATACAGTCTCAAAAACAGAGACATGCTGAGCAGAAAATTAAGCGGACTGAAAAAATTAAGTGTATTAAACGGATTCCATGGTTTTGTAAACAGGCATGAAGGCAAATTCTATGCCTCTTTTATCCTGGTCCTCCTTGTCTGGACCACAATATTCCCTATTGCAAAAATCCTCCTGATAGATAGCATCTCCAGGGAAGAAGGAACCGAGATCAGCTACAACGACACCTATCCTATATCGATCGACAAATTCCTGGCAGCATATTCGTATGATGATGCCCGGTATAAACTCCTGAAAGTCAGCTACTGGTCAGGAGTCGAAAAAAGCTTCTACGTTGAAAAAGTAACCGTGACCGGAGACATCCCGAATGCCTCCGCCTATGCCGAAAGAGCCGGGAGGCTATACGGGAATTCAGTGCCTCAGGCGATCGATTATCCTGTATATTCGGTTTCGGAAAAAGATGGGGCTGTAACCGTAATATTAAGCGATGCCAGAAATCCGTATGTTAAAAATTGGCCTTATTTTGATACGGTTTACAGGTTTGTTTTTGACAGGGAAAGCGGAGAATACGAGGTATATGAGAGTCACTACGGAAGAGCAGAAAAGAAGCTTGATAAAAACTATTTTGAGTGA
- a CDS encoding ester cyclase — MTVEENLQLMTTLDDAWNSQDWDTFEKRHTEKVEVYWPGQPEPTRGRKSHHEEAVQFFKTFPDNHVENRPYKVLFGQGDWTCSVATFTGTMKGPMIGADGKEIPPTNRKFKVEFCTVAHWKNGEIVEERLFYDLVGLMKQIGLM; from the coding sequence GTGACAGTTGAGGAAAACCTGCAATTGATGACAACACTGGATGATGCATGGAATTCACAGGACTGGGACACGTTCGAGAAACGTCATACTGAAAAGGTTGAGGTTTACTGGCCGGGTCAGCCGGAGCCGACAAGGGGAAGAAAATCGCATCACGAAGAAGCGGTACAATTTTTCAAAACATTTCCGGATAACCATGTTGAGAACAGACCGTATAAGGTGTTATTTGGACAGGGAGACTGGACCTGCTCAGTAGCTACATTCACAGGTACCATGAAGGGACCCATGATTGGAGCTGATGGAAAAGAAATTCCACCTACAAACAGGAAATTCAAAGTGGAATTTTGTACGGTTGCTCACTGGAAAAATGGAGAAATCGTCGAAGAGAGGCTTTTCTACGACCTTGTCGGGCTGATGAAACAGATTGGCCTTATGTAA
- the pdxT gene encoding pyridoxal 5'-phosphate synthase glutaminase subunit PdxT gives MKIGVIAIQGAVSEHVDALRRALAERGVEAEVVEIKHKGIVPECSGIVIPGGESTTLCRLLAREGIGEEIKEAAARGVPVLGTCAGLIVLAKEGDRQVEKTGQELLGIMDTRVNRNAFGRQRDSFEAELDVVILDSPFTGVFIRAPGIISCGPGVRVLSRLEDMIIAAEQGNVLALAFHPELTDDLRIHQYFLNKVLSC, from the coding sequence ATGAAGATAGGTGTAATCGCTATTCAGGGAGCGGTTTCCGAGCATGTTGATGCTTTGAGGAGAGCCCTTGCAGAGAGAGGGGTTGAGGCTGAGGTAGTTGAGATAAAGCATAAGGGAATTGTTCCGGAGTGCAGCGGAATTGTGATCCCCGGGGGGGAGAGCACAACGCTCTGCCGGCTGCTTGCCCGCGAAGGAATTGGAGAGGAGATTAAGGAGGCTGCTGCAAGAGGAGTTCCGGTTCTCGGGACCTGTGCGGGGCTGATCGTGCTTGCAAAGGAAGGGGACCGGCAGGTAGAAAAAACCGGGCAGGAGCTGCTCGGGATCATGGATACAAGGGTTAACAGGAACGCTTTTGGGAGGCAGAGGGATTCCTTTGAGGCAGAGCTTGATGTGGTTATTCTTGACTCTCCGTTTACCGGGGTGTTCATCCGGGCTCCGGGAATCATTAGCTGCGGGCCTGGTGTGCGCGTGCTTTCCAGGCTTGAAGACATGATTATTGCTGCAGAACAGGGTAATGTGCTGGCTCTTGCTTTCCATCCGGAATTAACCGATGATCTGCGCATCCACCAGTATTTCCTGAATAAGGTTTTGAGTTGTTAA
- a CDS encoding metal-dependent hydrolase produces MVNTLSHLGIGFLIALALGLRGKKLKVVAFLSVLPDLDVIPYSLFLAVSSSLTHESRNQLFYLFGHREFTHSILFIALVTLFIWVKTRDWIFTYGGFQSIFLHVYLDYVTTWKMRPLYPFSTDPSIIGSVYFYDPLLNLLPLLPLFFIILGSLRRRGKLNGRFNNFYVYICKNSDKLYASLILVLFIWLAFTPVSKAFLINHISWTEEAEISYQNTYPESTGGFLTAYSFNSTHYKVLEVNYLSGIERSKYIEKISVNGDIPEASVYVERAEKLYSAGLPQEIDYPVYVVSENNSSVMVTLSDARNPYVRNWAYFYSVYRFIFDKRNEEYHVYASVQGGPEEELNRNWFG; encoded by the coding sequence ATGGTAAACACACTTTCTCACCTGGGAATAGGTTTTCTGATTGCACTGGCTCTGGGTCTGAGAGGAAAGAAACTAAAAGTTGTTGCTTTTCTCTCCGTGCTCCCTGATCTGGACGTTATCCCGTATTCGTTGTTTCTCGCTGTCAGCAGCAGCCTGACCCATGAGTCCCGGAACCAGCTTTTCTACCTGTTCGGACACAGGGAGTTCACGCACTCAATTCTTTTCATTGCTCTGGTTACACTTTTTATCTGGGTAAAAACGAGAGACTGGATTTTTACCTACGGAGGATTTCAGTCCATTTTTCTCCACGTTTATCTGGACTATGTCACAACCTGGAAAATGCGCCCGCTTTATCCGTTCAGCACAGACCCTTCCATTATAGGGTCAGTTTATTTCTATGACCCCCTGCTAAATTTGCTTCCACTCCTGCCCCTTTTCTTTATAATTCTGGGGAGTTTGAGACGCAGGGGAAAGCTAAACGGCAGATTCAACAACTTTTACGTTTATATATGTAAGAATTCCGATAAACTCTATGCTTCCCTGATCCTCGTACTATTTATCTGGCTTGCTTTTACGCCGGTTTCAAAAGCCTTCCTCATCAATCATATATCCTGGACAGAAGAAGCCGAAATAAGCTACCAGAACACCTATCCGGAATCCACAGGCGGGTTTCTGACTGCATATTCCTTTAATTCTACTCATTATAAGGTCCTGGAAGTTAACTACCTTTCAGGGATCGAGAGGAGCAAATACATTGAAAAAATATCAGTAAATGGAGATATCCCTGAGGCTTCTGTCTACGTTGAAAGAGCTGAGAAACTCTACAGTGCCGGTCTTCCTCAGGAAATCGACTATCCGGTTTATGTGGTTTCTGAAAATAACAGCTCTGTAATGGTAACCCTGAGTGATGCAAGAAATCCTTATGTTAGAAACTGGGCTTATTTTTACTCGGTTTACAGATTTATTTTTGACAAAAGGAATGAGGAGTATCATGTTTACGCAAGTGTCCAGGGAGGGCCGGAAGAAGAACTTAATAGAAACTGGTTCGGATGA